A part of Pantoea vagans genomic DNA contains:
- a CDS encoding glycosyltransferase family 32 protein — translation MTSHRQRPAHKIWRNWKRISFSSQMLWNKKQQSLCQAPEYDPGQEDNVVLIAQQKDLPEIPKIVWMVWHNDQLPTSMALNISKIRRDNPDHQVYLVTQRTLSQWLPELSFISSDLTLAHKSEIIRLELIHRYGGIGIDCSTLLFENLAWVHRVHHARPMDLIGYYREQSTLNLLAPVTESWFIAAPPQNAFIREWLKQLAPVKNVGIRNYFHELKKRDDFPLIVQNVDNPSRQLLALAQQVAMREYRRANLYLRKGEASAWYYQRLHADSSTAFAQSVMFQQRPETPPPIIKLTGNERLHLDFNLRLGLYNRSSLIGEMMHTSSPALALPSTVKARA, via the coding sequence ATGACTTCACATCGCCAACGTCCAGCGCATAAAATCTGGCGTAACTGGAAAAGAATATCGTTCAGTAGCCAGATGTTATGGAATAAGAAACAGCAGAGCCTCTGTCAGGCACCGGAATATGATCCGGGACAGGAAGATAATGTCGTATTGATTGCTCAGCAGAAAGATCTGCCCGAGATTCCAAAGATTGTCTGGATGGTCTGGCATAACGATCAGCTGCCGACGTCAATGGCGCTGAATATCAGTAAAATCCGGCGGGACAACCCCGATCACCAGGTTTATCTGGTCACGCAGCGCACTCTGTCGCAGTGGCTGCCCGAACTCAGCTTTATCTCTTCCGATCTGACGCTGGCACATAAAAGTGAAATCATCCGGCTTGAGCTGATTCACCGCTATGGCGGTATCGGCATCGACTGCAGTACCCTGCTGTTTGAAAATCTTGCCTGGGTACATCGCGTTCACCATGCGCGACCAATGGATCTCATCGGCTACTATCGCGAGCAATCAACGCTGAACCTGCTTGCGCCGGTCACCGAGAGCTGGTTTATTGCCGCGCCGCCGCAGAATGCCTTTATTCGCGAATGGCTGAAACAGCTGGCACCGGTTAAAAACGTCGGTATCCGCAACTATTTCCATGAGCTGAAGAAGCGTGATGATTTTCCGCTGATTGTGCAGAATGTAGATAATCCGTCACGCCAGCTTCTGGCGCTGGCGCAGCAGGTCGCTATGCGCGAATACCGGCGGGCTAATCTTTATCTGCGTAAAGGTGAAGCCAGCGCCTGGTACTATCAGCGCCTGCATGCCGACAGCAGCACCGCGTTTGCGCAGTCTGTGATGTTTCAGCAGCGGCCAGAGACGCCACCACCGATTATCAAATTAACCGGCAACGAGCGACTGCATCTCGACTTCAATCTGCGACTGGGTTTGTATAACCGCAGCAGCCTGATTGGCGAGATGATGCATACCTCATCACCAGCGCTGGCATTGCCATCAACGGTCAAAGCGCGCGCGTAG
- a CDS encoding histidine phosphatase family protein — protein sequence MTIILMRHGKPDHQAAGRQSVQALADWCEAYDQSGVSDGPPPRSIKIARQAAIIVCSPLPRAQSSLSQLGLQPHEIDALYSEVAVPLLRTGAFQLPTICWLALLRLLWFCGYAGEAESLQHARSRASAAAEKLIEHSRRGTVLLLGHGIMNKMIARELRKRGWQAEKHASSRHWSSAIYHRPFI from the coding sequence ATGACCATTATTCTGATGCGACACGGTAAACCTGACCACCAGGCAGCGGGTCGCCAGAGCGTGCAGGCACTGGCAGACTGGTGCGAAGCTTACGATCAGTCCGGAGTCAGTGACGGGCCGCCACCGCGCAGTATTAAGATTGCCCGTCAGGCCGCAATTATTGTCTGCAGTCCCCTGCCCCGCGCGCAATCTTCTCTGAGCCAGCTTGGCCTGCAGCCTCATGAGATTGATGCGCTCTACAGCGAAGTCGCCGTACCGCTGCTGCGAACGGGTGCCTTTCAGCTGCCGACGATCTGCTGGCTGGCCTTACTGCGGCTGTTGTGGTTCTGCGGTTATGCGGGTGAAGCGGAGTCGCTGCAACATGCGCGCAGCCGGGCCTCGGCGGCGGCAGAGAAGCTGATCGAGCACTCACGGCGTGGCACGGTGCTGCTGCTGGGCCACGGCATCATGAACAAGATGATTGCGCGAGAATTACGTAAACGCGGCTGGCAGGCAGAGAAACATGCCAGCAGCCGCCACTGGAGTTCCGCAATCTATCATCGTCCGTTTATCTGA
- a CDS encoding nucleoside hydrolase: MKRIIIDCDPGNGIAGANTDDGLAIALALASPALSLELITTVAGNTPCDVGARVAKDLIVRLGLSIPVVQGATQALQEDPAPWRETLDNRVNQLALGTLWQDVRQPADIAADAFDAADAIGKLICDNPGEITLVAIGPLTNVALAMQRYPAMAESVAEIVIMGGVFSLDDYIKDTNFGLDPEAAHQVLHSGAAVTLVPMDVTTQTLLTQQDLTRLTAADHPLTEFVRDTLRPWIDYSMETRQLAGCWIHDALVVAWLLNQRVASGIDYRVDIELRPGATRGKSWRYRQPLRLTVGVPDHCGASVHVLHSVDNTLLLSIIEQAFKRLTS, encoded by the coding sequence ATGAAAAGAATCATTATTGATTGCGATCCCGGCAATGGTATCGCGGGTGCCAACACCGATGATGGGCTGGCGATTGCGCTGGCCTTAGCTTCACCAGCCCTGTCGCTGGAATTGATCACCACCGTAGCGGGTAACACGCCATGTGACGTGGGTGCACGCGTTGCCAAAGATCTGATCGTCCGGCTGGGATTATCTATCCCGGTCGTACAGGGCGCGACGCAGGCGTTACAGGAAGATCCTGCGCCGTGGCGCGAGACGCTGGATAACCGGGTCAATCAGCTTGCGCTGGGAACACTCTGGCAGGATGTGCGTCAGCCAGCCGATATTGCGGCGGATGCGTTTGATGCGGCTGACGCTATCGGCAAACTGATTTGCGACAATCCGGGCGAGATTACGCTGGTGGCAATTGGCCCGCTGACGAATGTGGCGCTGGCGATGCAGCGCTATCCCGCCATGGCAGAATCGGTGGCGGAAATTGTAATCATGGGCGGCGTCTTCTCGCTGGATGACTACATCAAAGACACAAATTTTGGTCTGGATCCCGAGGCGGCGCATCAGGTGTTGCACAGCGGTGCTGCGGTAACACTGGTGCCGATGGATGTCACCACGCAGACGCTGCTGACCCAGCAGGATCTGACACGTCTCACCGCGGCCGATCATCCGCTGACCGAATTTGTGCGCGACACGCTGCGCCCGTGGATCGACTATTCAATGGAAACCCGTCAGCTGGCGGGGTGCTGGATCCACGATGCGCTGGTGGTCGCCTGGTTGCTGAATCAGCGAGTCGCCTCGGGCATCGATTATCGGGTTGATATCGAACTGCGTCCCGGAGCGACGCGTGGCAAAAGCTGGCGTTATCGTCAGCCGCTTCGGCTCACTGTTGGTGTGCCAGATCACTGCGGCGCATCGGTGCATGTGCTGCATAGCGTCGATAACACGCTGCTGTTGTCGATCATCGAACAGGCATTTAAGCGCCTGACATCCTGA
- a CDS encoding WD40 repeat domain-containing protein, which produces MQSESYGLLAVDKQGNRVLFLNPETFAVERELNAFPPRPHELLMLAPWGKAYVPIYGDGVHGNNPHPGHKVAIIDLQRREISGFIDLSPLRAPHSGQLGRDGKVYLCCEQSAAVAVIDPQTDKVEKIIPIPSHNAHRLTLSPSGRKLFTANEEDATITVVDLCEAEGRVIDTILLPGPIAGIAASPKHPYLVASAADAPLLYVIDRQSHRIRQRITLPGHQQPCQVVRFSADGEQLVAIGDQEPLVTLFDDLLNPLGDISVGNMPMDGCFTPDRQQLLIANQDDGTLSVIELAQRKVIATPHVGTGCEVLGYFPMGQINGR; this is translated from the coding sequence ATGCAGAGTGAATCCTATGGTTTACTGGCGGTTGATAAGCAGGGCAATCGCGTCCTGTTTCTTAACCCGGAAACCTTCGCGGTCGAGCGCGAGCTGAACGCTTTTCCACCGCGGCCGCATGAACTCCTGATGCTGGCACCCTGGGGTAAAGCGTATGTGCCCATCTATGGTGACGGCGTTCATGGCAATAATCCGCATCCGGGTCACAAAGTGGCGATCATTGATTTGCAGCGTCGCGAGATCAGCGGCTTTATCGATCTGTCGCCGTTGCGAGCACCACACAGCGGGCAACTGGGCCGCGATGGCAAAGTCTATCTCTGCTGTGAGCAGAGCGCCGCTGTAGCCGTGATCGATCCGCAGACCGACAAAGTGGAAAAGATCATCCCGATTCCTTCTCACAACGCGCATCGCCTGACGCTATCACCCAGCGGCCGCAAACTGTTCACCGCTAACGAAGAGGATGCGACCATCACCGTCGTGGATCTCTGTGAAGCAGAGGGACGGGTGATTGATACGATTCTGCTGCCGGGTCCGATTGCGGGTATCGCCGCCTCACCAAAACACCCTTATCTGGTCGCCAGTGCAGCAGATGCGCCGTTGCTCTATGTGATCGACCGACAGAGCCACCGTATTCGCCAGCGCATTACGCTGCCAGGTCATCAGCAGCCCTGCCAGGTGGTTCGCTTCAGCGCCGATGGCGAACAGCTGGTGGCGATTGGCGATCAGGAACCGCTGGTAACGCTGTTTGACGACCTGCTGAATCCGCTGGGCGATATCAGCGTGGGCAACATGCCGATGGATGGCTGCTTCACGCCAGACAGGCAACAGCTGCTGATTGCGAATCAGGATGACGGCACGCTGAGCGTGATCGAACTGGCGCAGCGTAAAGTGATTGCCACACCGCATGTCGGAACGGGCTGTGAGGTGCTGGGCTATTTTCCGATGGGTCAGATAAACGGACGATGA
- a CDS encoding LacI family DNA-binding transcriptional regulator has protein sequence MPKSLTGKVTRSEVAKAAGTSVAVVSYVINNGPRPVAEATRQRVLEAIKATGYRPNAAARALASGNTKTFGLVVPNIGNPFVASMAHVLLQESMNHGHVMLLGDAGDDRKRELELIQGLLNRQVDGLFYNSVDRHPYIDLIKASGTPLVMLERVEPQPGVNMLRVNERQAAWQVTSHLLSHGYQQVGIISGPVDMLNAQDRIQGWRDAMHDRGLPIDESLMFPASYTPQGGYDAAQTMIARGCVPRALFTSNEGQAIGALRAFSEHHLRVPQDVALVCFNGTDHSSFHVPTLTTVRQPLREMARSAIQMLKEGQNEAQLKEFPHYLEIGESCGCQPQSQS, from the coding sequence GTGCCTAAGTCGTTAACGGGAAAAGTGACCCGCAGTGAAGTTGCGAAAGCGGCAGGCACCTCAGTGGCAGTCGTCAGTTATGTCATCAATAACGGGCCTCGTCCGGTCGCTGAGGCGACCCGTCAGCGGGTACTGGAGGCGATTAAAGCCACCGGTTACCGGCCCAATGCAGCAGCACGCGCGCTGGCCTCCGGTAACACCAAAACGTTTGGGCTGGTGGTGCCTAACATCGGCAATCCCTTCGTAGCGTCAATGGCGCACGTGTTGTTGCAGGAGTCGATGAACCACGGTCACGTCATGCTGCTGGGTGATGCCGGTGATGACCGCAAACGCGAACTGGAGTTAATTCAGGGGCTGCTCAACCGGCAGGTCGATGGTCTGTTTTACAACAGCGTCGATCGCCATCCTTACATCGACCTGATTAAAGCCAGCGGAACGCCACTGGTGATGCTGGAGCGGGTTGAGCCTCAGCCGGGCGTGAACATGCTGCGGGTCAATGAGCGTCAGGCCGCGTGGCAGGTGACGTCACATCTGCTGAGTCACGGTTATCAGCAGGTGGGGATCATCAGCGGCCCGGTCGATATGCTCAACGCACAGGATCGCATTCAGGGCTGGCGCGATGCCATGCACGATCGTGGCCTGCCGATTGATGAGTCGCTGATGTTCCCCGCCAGCTACACCCCACAGGGCGGCTACGATGCGGCACAAACCATGATCGCCCGCGGCTGTGTGCCTCGTGCGTTGTTTACCAGCAATGAAGGTCAGGCGATTGGCGCGCTTCGCGCCTTTTCCGAACATCACCTTCGCGTGCCGCAGGATGTGGCACTGGTCTGCTTTAATGGGACCGATCATTCGTCGTTTCATGTCCCGACATTAACGACCGTGCGCCAGCCACTGCGTGAGATGGCACGCTCTGCGATTCAGATGCTGAAAGAGGGACAGAACGAAGCGCAATTAAAGGAGTTTCCACACTATCTTGAAATTGGTGAATCCTGCGGCTGTCAGCCGCAAAGTCAGAGTTAA
- a CDS encoding MFS transporter, whose translation MTAHNSVKQQASLSSTSAADERFNTSSGRKDFWRATFSCWLGTAMEYADFALYGLAAGIIFGDVFFPESTPAMALLSSFATWSVGFVARPIGALFFGWLGDRKGRRVVMISTIILMGASTTFIGLIPSYAAIGVWAPACLVLLRFTQGFGAGAELSGGTVMLGEYAPVKRRGLVSSVIALGSNSGTLLASLVWLLVVQMDQQSLLEWGWRIPFLSSALIALVALWIRRHLRETPVFERRKAEMEAERAGVLATPVVDSRPFFQRTRAFWTMIGLRIGENGPSYLAQGFMVGYVAKVLMVDKSVPTTAVFLASLLGFLIIPFAGWLSDRFGRRIVYRVFCLLLMIYAWPAFTLLDTREPMLVIPVIVVGMALASLGIYGVQAAWGVEMFGVQHRYTKMAVAKELGSILSGGTAPLIAAAMLSYTGHWWPIAVYFSAMAAIGFFTTFVAPETRGRNLNLPEDAI comes from the coding sequence ATGACGGCACACAATTCCGTTAAGCAGCAGGCATCACTGTCTTCCACCTCAGCCGCCGACGAGCGGTTTAATACTTCTTCAGGCCGCAAAGATTTCTGGCGCGCCACTTTCTCATGCTGGCTCGGAACGGCAATGGAGTACGCGGATTTCGCGCTCTACGGTCTGGCTGCCGGTATCATCTTTGGCGACGTCTTCTTTCCGGAATCGACTCCCGCGATGGCACTGCTCTCCAGCTTTGCTACCTGGTCAGTCGGCTTTGTTGCCCGGCCTATCGGCGCACTCTTTTTCGGCTGGCTGGGCGACCGCAAAGGCCGAAGGGTCGTGATGATCTCCACCATCATTCTGATGGGCGCTTCCACCACCTTTATCGGCTTAATACCGAGCTATGCCGCGATTGGCGTCTGGGCTCCGGCCTGTCTGGTGCTGCTGCGCTTTACCCAGGGTTTCGGCGCGGGCGCAGAGTTATCGGGCGGCACGGTGATGCTGGGTGAATATGCGCCCGTTAAGCGTCGTGGGCTGGTTTCATCCGTTATTGCTCTGGGGTCTAACAGCGGTACGTTGCTGGCCTCGCTGGTCTGGCTGCTGGTAGTGCAGATGGATCAGCAGAGCCTGCTGGAGTGGGGCTGGCGTATTCCCTTCCTCAGCAGTGCGCTGATTGCCCTTGTTGCGCTATGGATTCGACGTCACCTGCGTGAAACGCCAGTATTTGAGCGCAGGAAGGCGGAGATGGAAGCGGAACGTGCAGGCGTACTGGCCACGCCAGTCGTGGACTCGCGTCCTTTCTTCCAGCGTACCCGCGCTTTCTGGACCATGATAGGTTTGCGCATCGGCGAAAATGGCCCTTCTTATCTGGCTCAGGGCTTCATGGTGGGTTATGTCGCGAAGGTGCTGATGGTGGATAAGTCCGTGCCGACGACGGCCGTGTTCCTTGCCTCACTGCTGGGTTTCCTGATTATTCCGTTTGCGGGCTGGCTCTCTGATCGTTTTGGTCGCCGGATCGTTTATCGCGTCTTCTGCCTGTTACTGATGATCTACGCCTGGCCCGCCTTTACGCTGCTGGACACGCGTGAACCGATGCTGGTGATCCCGGTTATCGTGGTCGGTATGGCGCTGGCGTCACTGGGTATTTATGGGGTGCAGGCGGCATGGGGCGTGGAAATGTTCGGCGTTCAACATCGCTATACCAAAATGGCGGTGGCCAAAGAGCTTGGCTCGATTTTATCCGGCGGCACGGCGCCACTTATTGCCGCTGCTATGCTCTCTTATACCGGTCACTGGTGGCCGATTGCGGTCTACTTCTCGGCAATGGCCGCCATTGGATTCTTTACCACTTTTGTCGCTCCTGAGACGCGAGGGCGGAATCTCAATCTGCCTGAAGATGCCATCTAG
- a CDS encoding LysR substrate-binding domain-containing protein has protein sequence MKEMKTDTLWDHLHWLTVLAEQGSFTRAAERLDVSKAAMSQKIKELEQIAGVLLVQRTTRSVRLTSAGEKLVEELREPFARIEQSFFSVRDTAGPVRGLVRITAPVAFARQQLVPIIGEFLRDYPQVRLQLDVTDRIVSLSSEGFDLAIRHSDTLPETHVALPLCDTQTVLVASPAYLNQQGIPNTPQDLMQHNCLYYPRGVESPRWRFVTAADGEEVQVRIQGCFATNNSESIRDAALQGLGIAMLPDFSAHEALAAGSLQQVLPEWEPVEAFAARLWIVRPWAAQVPRAVTTFTQWLRARFDR, from the coding sequence ATGAAAGAGATGAAAACGGATACGCTGTGGGATCATCTTCACTGGCTGACCGTACTGGCTGAGCAGGGCAGCTTTACCCGCGCGGCGGAGCGGCTGGATGTCAGCAAAGCTGCGATGAGTCAGAAAATCAAAGAGCTGGAGCAGATAGCCGGTGTACTGCTGGTACAGCGCACCACGCGCAGCGTACGACTGACATCAGCGGGAGAGAAGCTGGTGGAGGAGTTGCGCGAGCCTTTTGCCCGCATCGAACAGAGTTTTTTTAGCGTGCGTGATACCGCCGGGCCAGTGCGTGGTCTGGTGCGTATTACCGCGCCGGTGGCATTTGCCCGGCAGCAGCTGGTGCCGATTATTGGTGAGTTTCTGCGTGACTATCCGCAGGTGCGTCTGCAGCTGGATGTGACGGACCGCATTGTGTCGCTGAGCAGTGAGGGGTTTGATCTGGCCATCCGGCACAGTGACACGCTGCCGGAAACCCATGTGGCGCTGCCGCTGTGTGATACGCAGACAGTGCTGGTGGCCTCACCTGCCTATCTTAACCAACAAGGTATACCGAACACGCCGCAGGATCTGATGCAGCATAACTGCCTTTACTATCCGCGTGGTGTTGAATCACCGCGCTGGCGGTTTGTTACCGCAGCGGATGGCGAAGAGGTGCAGGTGCGGATTCAGGGCTGCTTTGCCACTAACAACAGTGAGTCGATACGTGATGCCGCTCTGCAGGGACTGGGAATCGCGATGCTGCCCGACTTCAGCGCCCATGAAGCGCTGGCCGCAGGCTCTTTGCAGCAGGTGTTACCTGAGTGGGAGCCGGTGGAGGCCTTTGCCGCCCGCCTGTGGATCGTCCGACCCTGGGCGGCGCAGGTGCCCCGCGCGGTCACCACTTTTACGCAGTGGCTACGCGCGCGCTTTGACCGTTGA
- a CDS encoding YbaK/EbsC family protein, with amino-acid sequence MSLESVRQFFAEHAPEIEIIELAESTATVGMAARAHGVTPGEIAKTLSLKVKNDAVLIVTRGDARLDNRKLKAALGAKARMLSVDEVINWTGHPVGGVCPFGLENPLTVYCDVSLRSFEEVLPAAGAIHSAVRISPQQMAELTNARWIDVCEAI; translated from the coding sequence ATGAGTCTGGAGTCCGTGCGCCAGTTCTTTGCCGAACACGCCCCTGAAATTGAAATTATTGAGCTGGCAGAAAGCACTGCAACGGTCGGGATGGCTGCACGCGCCCATGGCGTGACGCCAGGAGAGATTGCCAAGACCCTGTCACTGAAAGTGAAAAACGACGCGGTGCTGATTGTGACACGCGGCGATGCCCGACTGGATAATCGCAAGCTGAAAGCGGCTCTGGGCGCGAAAGCGCGGATGCTGAGCGTCGACGAGGTGATTAACTGGACCGGCCACCCGGTGGGCGGCGTCTGTCCGTTCGGTCTGGAGAATCCGCTGACCGTCTACTGTGATGTTTCACTGCGCAGCTTTGAAGAAGTCCTGCCCGCCGCTGGCGCTATCCACAGCGCCGTCCGCATCTCGCCACAGCAGATGGCTGAACTGACTAACGCCCGCTGGATCGACGTGTGCGAAGCGATTTAA
- the fhuF gene encoding siderophore-iron reductase FhuF: MATASAQEQRFSAQSMIFRQNDRPLAESLHERLQQQRSYLLESTKFSQSAPRDTLTLAAWSESEAFAPLIQRYSDYLYRDHPDAVREAKPVLSLWAQWYFGLLLPPLIMALLQESRALDCSPEHIRVGFHENGHPATFWIDVQEDEEARYLNSLQRIDRLIQQHLIPVVRGITQHGDINARLIWNNMGYSFQWFLGELKSQIDEALILQLEQALFFNQRLLDGSENPLYRTMIPRNGELVRRSCCQRYRIPDVEQCGNCTLSGS, encoded by the coding sequence ATGGCAACTGCTTCAGCTCAGGAACAGCGTTTTAGCGCTCAGTCGATGATCTTCCGGCAGAATGACCGCCCGCTGGCGGAAAGTCTGCATGAGCGGCTGCAGCAACAGCGCAGCTATCTGCTTGAATCAACGAAGTTCAGCCAGTCTGCTCCGCGCGATACGCTGACGCTTGCCGCCTGGTCGGAATCAGAGGCCTTTGCCCCGCTCATCCAGCGCTATAGCGATTATCTCTATCGCGATCATCCTGATGCCGTTCGCGAAGCGAAACCGGTGCTGTCACTCTGGGCACAGTGGTATTTTGGCCTGCTGCTGCCTCCGCTCATCATGGCGTTGTTGCAGGAGTCACGTGCGCTGGACTGCTCGCCTGAGCATATTCGCGTCGGATTTCACGAGAATGGCCATCCGGCCACGTTCTGGATCGATGTGCAGGAAGATGAAGAAGCGCGCTATCTTAATTCCCTGCAGCGCATTGATCGGTTGATTCAGCAGCATCTGATCCCGGTGGTCAGGGGTATTACGCAGCATGGTGATATCAACGCCCGACTCATCTGGAACAACATGGGCTACTCATTCCAGTGGTTCCTGGGTGAGCTGAAAAGCCAGATCGATGAGGCGCTGATCCTGCAACTGGAGCAGGCGCTGTTCTTCAACCAGCGGCTGCTGGATGGCAGCGAAAACCCACTCTACCGCACCATGATCCCGCGTAACGGCGAACTGGTCCGTCGCAGCTGCTGTCAGCGTTATCGCATCCCTGATGTCGAACAATGCGGCAACTGCACCCTGAGCGGCAGCTAA
- a CDS encoding diguanylate cyclase, which yields MKLQSYEELKQSKYRLSVMLFLFLNIAVSLFYLLPVMSNETNDATLPVICVAAFSGIMLITYLIWPRLKLPLLNPVALLLGILWAWHINYRFHQVFYFDGGFLIISLISVLFISAIALSDYLGAFCLHVAPPVFTVLLLDNGQHLPLILLTIILPLIGFSLQHLMRRRADNFTLRLMHQLYEEKETFSDLSMLDPLTGLYNRRGLKNRLDNILENHAGSHYVLLLDIDHFKAYNDNYGHAMGDQALARVSVAIRDAVRSRDVVTRYGGEEFLVLMTNVNSSIAMKLAERIRQYVLDLEIPHLFNETVSTHVTISAGIAPIYDNEFDLAVANADSALYVAKNQGRNTILAWEDLPRQQPQTSSEHA from the coding sequence ATGAAATTACAATCATATGAAGAACTGAAGCAGAGTAAATACCGGCTTTCAGTGATGCTTTTTCTCTTTTTAAATATCGCCGTTTCGCTATTTTATCTGCTGCCTGTAATGAGCAATGAGACCAATGACGCGACCCTGCCGGTAATTTGTGTCGCTGCGTTTAGCGGTATCATGCTAATTACCTATTTAATATGGCCCAGACTAAAACTTCCCCTGTTAAATCCTGTTGCACTTCTGCTGGGCATACTCTGGGCCTGGCACATTAATTATCGCTTTCATCAGGTGTTCTATTTTGATGGTGGCTTTCTTATTATCAGTTTGATCAGTGTGTTATTTATCAGTGCTATCGCCCTGAGCGATTATCTGGGTGCATTTTGTCTGCACGTCGCGCCGCCGGTCTTCACCGTATTACTGCTCGACAATGGACAGCATCTGCCGCTGATCCTGCTGACCATCATTCTGCCTCTGATCGGTTTCTCCCTGCAGCATCTGATGCGCCGCCGTGCCGACAACTTTACCCTGCGCCTGATGCATCAGCTCTACGAAGAGAAAGAGACATTCAGCGACCTCAGCATGCTCGATCCGCTGACCGGACTTTATAACCGCCGCGGCCTGAAGAACCGGCTCGATAATATTCTGGAAAACCACGCCGGCAGCCACTACGTGCTGCTGCTGGATATCGACCACTTCAAGGCCTACAACGATAATTATGGGCATGCGATGGGCGATCAGGCGCTGGCGCGGGTCTCTGTCGCGATTCGTGATGCGGTGCGTTCGCGCGATGTCGTCACCCGCTACGGCGGCGAAGAGTTTCTGGTGCTGATGACCAATGTGAACAGTTCCATCGCCATGAAGCTGGCAGAGCGAATCCGCCAGTATGTGCTGGATTTAGAAATCCCTCACCTTTTCAATGAGACCGTTTCCACCCACGTGACTATCAGTGCGGGCATCGCGCCCATTTATGATAATGAGTTCGATCTGGCGGTCGCCAATGCGGATAGCGCGTTATATGTGGCTAAAAATCAGGGTCGCAATACCATTCTCGCCTGGGAAGATTTGCCCCGACAGCAGCCTCAGACCTCCAGCGAACATGCCTGA
- a CDS encoding DUF1435 domain-containing protein produces the protein MGIAIIAACGLWGVSWALGKKLDSAWGVLLPCIALPLFALWEPSFSQWRMVMTVALLLTVVMLFNQRLRHYLLLPSCLALAGGLAAISVNFHLS, from the coding sequence ATGGGGATAGCGATTATTGCGGCCTGCGGCCTGTGGGGAGTCAGCTGGGCATTGGGTAAAAAACTGGATAGCGCGTGGGGCGTATTGCTGCCCTGCATCGCACTGCCGCTGTTCGCCTTATGGGAACCGAGCTTCAGTCAGTGGCGGATGGTAATGACCGTAGCGCTGCTGCTGACTGTCGTGATGCTGTTTAATCAGCGTCTGCGACACTATCTGCTGTTGCCATCCTGCCTGGCATTAGCGGGTGGCCTGGCGGCTATCTCTGTGAATTTTCATCTGAGTTAA
- the rsmC gene encoding 16S rRNA (guanine(1207)-N(2))-methyltransferase RsmC, which yields MSALTPASEVILRHSDEFTARHVLFAGDLQDDLPAQLETASSRVHTQQYHHWQNLSRRMGEQARYGMVAQAEDVQGCDTLVYFWTKNKPEVQFQLQNLLSLLPVGCDVFVVGENRSGVRSAEGMVESWVKLEKIDSARRCGLYHGRLDKQPEFDASSFGHQYQLDGLTIHTLPGVFSRDGLDSGSALLLSTFTPHTKGKVLDMGCGAGVIAASLPARSPKVRLWLCDVHAAAIEASKLTLAANGIEGEVFASNVFSDVTGRFDMIISNPPFHEGTQTSLDAAQALIRGAVKHLNTGGELRIVANTFLPYPQALDEAFGSHEVIAQTGRFKVYRAVYGRGAKTR from the coding sequence ATGTCTGCTTTAACCCCGGCCAGCGAAGTCATTCTGCGCCACAGTGATGAATTTACCGCCCGCCATGTTTTATTTGCTGGCGATCTGCAGGATGACCTGCCCGCTCAGCTGGAAACCGCCTCGTCGCGCGTTCACACCCAGCAATATCATCACTGGCAAAACCTGAGCCGCCGTATGGGCGAACAGGCGCGTTACGGCATGGTTGCGCAGGCAGAAGATGTGCAGGGCTGCGATACCCTGGTCTATTTCTGGACCAAGAATAAGCCGGAAGTGCAGTTCCAGCTGCAGAACCTGCTCTCTCTGCTGCCGGTCGGCTGTGACGTATTCGTTGTCGGTGAAAACCGCAGCGGCGTGCGCAGTGCCGAAGGTATGGTGGAATCGTGGGTGAAACTGGAAAAAATCGACAGCGCGCGTCGCTGTGGTCTCTACCACGGTCGCCTGGACAAACAGCCTGAGTTTGATGCCAGCAGCTTTGGTCATCAGTATCAGCTGGATGGCCTGACGATTCATACCCTGCCTGGCGTCTTCAGCCGTGACGGCCTGGACAGCGGCAGTGCCCTGCTGCTCTCGACCTTTACCCCGCACACCAAAGGTAAAGTGCTGGATATGGGCTGTGGCGCAGGCGTGATTGCTGCCTCTCTGCCGGCCCGTTCGCCTAAAGTGCGTCTGTGGCTGTGCGACGTGCACGCGGCTGCGATTGAAGCGAGTAAATTGACGCTGGCCGCCAATGGCATCGAGGGCGAAGTCTTCGCCAGCAACGTCTTCTCTGACGTGACGGGTCGTTTCGACATGATTATCTCGAATCCGCCGTTCCATGAAGGTACCCAGACCAGCCTCGACGCCGCCCAAGCGCTGATCCGTGGCGCAGTGAAACACCTGAACACCGGCGGCGAGTTGCGTATTGTGGCGAACACCTTCCTGCCCTACCCGCAGGCGCTGGATGAAGCCTTCGGCAGTCATGAAGTCATCGCACAGACCGGTCGTTTTAAAGTTTATCGCGCTGTTTACGGTCGCGGAGCCAAAACGCGCTAA